TACATGCCTGGCCTGGGCGAGGGCACTCCGGTCAGAGAGGCGCTGTGGTGACGGCCCCGGACTGCCCACGGCTTCCCAGCCAGGGCTCTTAGGGAGCCGCAACTCACCAACCAGTCTTCTGTTGCCTTGAGCTGGTTTCCAGAACACTCCGCCCTTCTTTTGTCCCAAGGGCCTCAGGAGCCCAAATGCCCCTGCTGAACATTCCAAGTGAGGAAGCAGCATCAGAAAATCACATGGATCCCCAAAGTTGCCGGGACGGACAATGGACACGGTAAGGCACCCAAGTCACAACCTAAGTATACCAAGGCAGTCAGTGTGCCCTGGGACATGAGACTTCACAGAGGACTCTGTCCGGAGCAGGTCACCTCAAAGACTTGACACCCTCAGGAGTTCGGACAGAATTGCATTCTAGTTCTATGCTAAGCCTTTGCTGCCCCTGCACCTCCCTCACAGTGACCCCCACCTTGATCCTCTTTATAGTAATTACCTTAAAAACAGATGATTTGGTCGGCTGGGCAAAGAATACCAGCTCTTAACAGGACCCTCTGAGTAGGCCACCTTCTCTGGGCCAGAAAGAAATGCCGCTGTTTCTATCCCGTGTGAGTTCTCTGGTGACTCATAAGGCGTGAACTCCGAGAAAAGCTCTCTCCACATTCAGAACATTTATAGGGTCTCTCTCCCGTATGGGTTCTCAGGTGACGAATGCGATTGGAGCTGTGAGAAAAACTGTCTCCACACTCATGACAGGTATAGGGTTTCTCTCCCGTGTGAATTCTCTGGTGCCTGATTAAGTTGGATCTATGAGAGAAGTTTTCCCCGCAAAGGTTACACTTATACGGCTTCTCCCCCGTGTGTGTTCTCTGATGTCTGGTGAGGTGCATGCCCTGCCGGAAGCTTTTCCCACAGGTCAAACATTCGAAGAGTTTTTTCTCTGCCTTGTGGGTTCCATGGTTGCTAAGAAAGAGGGTGCTGCCACTCACTGCTTCCCCACACTCCGAGAAGGGGTAAAGCCTCTCTTTCTCGTGAGTTCTTTCATGTATGACGAGGTGCGAACTGCGGGAGAAACTTTTCCCACACTCGGCACACTTATAAGGTCTCTCCCCCGTGTGGATCCTTTGGTGCCTAAGGAGGTTGGAACTATGAGCAAAGATCTCCCCACACTCGGGGCACTTGTAGGGCTTCTCGCCTGTGTGCGTCCTCTGGTGCCTGTGAAGGTTTGAGTTGCAAGAGAAGCTTTTTCCGCATACGTTACATTGGTAGGGTTTCTCCCCCGTGTGGGTGCGCTGATGGCGAGTCAGGTGGGTATTCTGACTGAAGCTCTTTCCACATTCCAGGCACTTATGCGCCTCCTCTCCCAAGTGTGCTCTGTGTAGTGACAGAAAGTGTGGGTTCCCACCAAAGATTTCGCCACactccacacccacacacagtCTCTCCGCCGCATGTATTCTCTGGTGCCTAATTAGGTTCGAGTTGTTAGAGAAATTTTTGCCACACAAGGGACATAAGTGGAGCTTCTTCGGCTGCGATTCCTTCGGTCGCCCCTGTTCTCTGCAACTTGTGGCCCCCACTAAGGACGGCTCCATCCCTTCCTCTGGGGGAGGCTCCCAGTGCCCTTCTGCCCTGTCCCGAGGCCTTCCCTGCTCAGGACTCCAGGGCACCTCCCCTCTGGCCTGGCCAGGCAGCAGCGCCTGCGGGTGGGCGCTCTCGGGGGAAAGGGACTGAGCACTTTCTTCCTGGTTCTCAAACTTCTCTTCTCCTGGCAGAGCGAGAGAAACCAAACCCCTACATTATTCCTACACGAGACAAAGGAAATCCCACAGATCTGCTCCTCCAGACGTCCAGACGTCTGGAGGGCAGACATCTAGAAAGGCTGGTTCTATCTCAGTTTCCCATTTTCCCCATGTAGGTAAAATACCCTAGAGAGGATAAAAGGTGGGGCCGTCGCAAAGGAACAGAGCTCAGACCAGTCCCGAACTCGCTTGTACAGGCCCCCGACTCCCTCTACAACTGAGCCTCTGGCTTCTGCCCTGTGGAAATGGGTGGGTTGGAGCAAGGCTGGGACTGGGGCGGGCCCCAGGAGTGAGTGCCCCCTTACACTGGGCACCGTGGGATGGAAATGGGCAGCGGGGCGACGGGAAGCAATGCATCTTCCTGGCAGCGGTGACGGGCTAGCCCTCCGTCCCAGTCCTTGAGGGCTTCCCTCCCAACAGTGGGAGTCTAGCTGGGCAGGCTGCTCACCTCCATTCCTTCTTACCTGGAGCTGGGCCTCTGGGACTCAGGCCTTCCTTGCAAGTCTGAACACTGGGATCCCATGGCTTTCCTCCTTGTTCCACCTGGGTACTTAGGGCCTCCCGACTGGGAACCTGAGCCTCTGTtcacaatgaaagaaacagatGTCTGTCA
This sequence is a window from Prionailurus viverrinus isolate Anna chromosome E3, UM_Priviv_1.0, whole genome shotgun sequence. Protein-coding genes within it:
- the ZNF263 gene encoding zinc finger protein 263 isoform X2; protein product: MASGPGSQDREGLLIVKLEEDCAWSQELPPPDPGPSPEASHLRFRRFRFQEAAGPREALSRLQELCHEWLRPELRTKEQILELLVLEQFLTILPQEIQSRVQELHPESGEEAVTLVEGMQRELGRLRLQLPESLEDVAMYISQEEWGHQDPSKRALSRDTVQESYENVDSLEAQVPSREALSTQVEQGGKPWDPSVQTCKEGLSPRGPAPGEEKFENQEESAQSLSPESAHPQALLPGQARGEVPWSPEQGRPRDRAEGHWEPPPEEGMEPSLVGATSCREQGRPKESQPKKLHLCPLCGKNFSNNSNLIRHQRIHAAERLCVGVECGEIFGGNPHFLSLHRAHLGEEAHKCLECGKSFSQNTHLTRHQRTHTGEKPYQCNVCGKSFSCNSNLHRHQRTHTGEKPYKCPECGEIFAHSSNLLRHQRIHTGERPYKCAECGKSFSRSSHLVIHERTHEKERLYPFSECGEAVSGSTLFLSNHGTHKAEKKLFECLTCGKSFRQGMHLTRHQRTHTGEKPYKCNLCGENFSHRSNLIRHQRIHTGEKPYTCHECGDSFSHSSNRIRHLRTHTGERPYKCSECGESFSRSSRLMSHQRTHTG
- the ZNF263 gene encoding zinc finger protein 263 isoform X1; this translates as MASGPGSQDREGLLIVKLEEDCAWSQELPPPDPGPSPEASHLRFRRFRFQEAAGPREALSRLQELCHEWLRPELRTKEQILELLVLEQFLTILPQEIQSRVQELHPESGEEAVTLVEGMQRELGRLRLQVTNHRRGTEVLLEEPLPLETARESPSFKLEPMETERSPGPRLQELLGPSPKRDPQAVKERALSAPWLSLFPAEGNMEDKEMTGPQLPESLEDVAMYISQEEWGHQDPSKRALSRDTVQESYENVDSLEAQVPSREALSTQVEQGGKPWDPSVQTCKEGLSPRGPAPGEEKFENQEESAQSLSPESAHPQALLPGQARGEVPWSPEQGRPRDRAEGHWEPPPEEGMEPSLVGATSCREQGRPKESQPKKLHLCPLCGKNFSNNSNLIRHQRIHAAERLCVGVECGEIFGGNPHFLSLHRAHLGEEAHKCLECGKSFSQNTHLTRHQRTHTGEKPYQCNVCGKSFSCNSNLHRHQRTHTGEKPYKCPECGEIFAHSSNLLRHQRIHTGERPYKCAECGKSFSRSSHLVIHERTHEKERLYPFSECGEAVSGSTLFLSNHGTHKAEKKLFECLTCGKSFRQGMHLTRHQRTHTGEKPYKCNLCGENFSHRSNLIRHQRIHTGEKPYTCHECGDSFSHSSNRIRHLRTHTGERPYKCSECGESFSRSSRLMSHQRTHTG